The Bos javanicus breed banteng chromosome 11, ARS-OSU_banteng_1.0, whole genome shotgun sequence genome includes a window with the following:
- the SLC66A3 gene encoding solute carrier family 66 member 3 gives METLLWLCNWSTLVVCAALKLPQISAVLGSRSSRGISLPSLLLELAGFLVFLRYQCYYEYPLLTYLEFPILIAQDLILLLCVFHFNGDVRRAVPYIIICVSAWFILTLQQWILDLAMNLCTFISAASKFAQLQYLWKSRDSGAVSALTWTLASYTCAARIMTTLMTTNDLTILTRFVIMLALNIWVTATILHYRKTNIKSE, from the exons ATGGAGACGCTGCTGTGGTTGTGCAACTGGAGCACGCTGGTCGTGTGCGCGGCGCTGAAGCTGCCGCAGATCTCGGCTGTGCTGGGGTCGCGCAGCTCGCGGGGCATCAGCCTCCCGAGCCTGCTGCTGGAGCTGGCGGG GTTCCTGGTCTTCCTCCGGTACCAGTGTTACTATGAGTACCCGCTGCTGACATACCTGGAGTTCCCCATCCTCATCGCACAAG ATCTCATCCTCCTGCTGTGTGTCTTCCATTTCAATGGGGATGTGAGACGGGCAGTGCCATACATCATCAT CTGTGTGTCTGCTTGGTTCATCCTCACTCTGCAGCAGTGGATCCTAGATCTGGCCATG AATTTATGCACTTTCATCAGTGCAGCCAGTAAGTTTGCACAGCTCCAGTACCTGTGGAAGAGCAGGGACTCAGGAGCCGTGAGCGCTCTGACATGGACCCTCGCTTCTTATACTTGTGCAG CAAGAATAATGACAACTTTAATGACCACCAATGATCTTACAA TTCTTACACGTTTCGTGATCATGCTGGCCTTAAACATATGGGTAACTGCTACAATACTTCACTACCGGAAGACCAATATAAAGTCTGAATGA